In Candidatus Krumholzibacteriia bacterium, the sequence CATCAACCCCGACGGATCGCTCGGAAGCTGCAACGCCTGCCACACACGGCACTCCTTCGACATCGCTCAGGCCCGCCAGCCAGAATCGTGCGGCAAGTGCCACCTCGGCCCGGATCATCCCCAGAAGGAGATCTACGAGGAGAGCAAGCACGGCAACACGTACTTCACCAACCGCGAGAAGATGAACCTGGACGCCCAGGAGTGGGTGGTCGGCGAGGACTACAACGTGGCCCCCACCTGCGCGACGTGCCACATGTCGGCCACGCGCACCCAGGCGTTCACGCACGACGTGGGCGACCGCATCGCCTGGACCAACCGTCCGGTGATCTCGAAGCACAAGGAGAACCACGTCCAGAAGCGCACGGCGATGCAGGACGTCTGCCTGGCCTGTCACGGCGACACCTTCGCCGACGGCCACTTCTACCAGTACGACGCCTCGGTGAAGCTCTACAACGAGAAGTTCGCCCAGCCGGCCCAGGCGATCATGAACAAGATCAAGGAGAAGGACCTCCTCGAGACGCCGGCCGCCTTCTCGAACGACGTCGAGTGGGCGTTCTGGGAGCTTTGGCACCACGAAGGCCGTCGCGCCCGCCACGGCGCCTCGATGATGGGCCCCGACTACACGTGGTGGCACGGCTTCTACGACGTGCTGCACAACTTCTACTTCGACTTCCTGCCGAAGGCGCGTGAGTACGGCGATCCCGAGGTCACGGCGATGATCGACGACCTGCTCCAGAACGATCCGATGCACCAGTGGGTGATGACCGACACCGAAACGCTGAAGCGCCGGATCAACGAGGGCACCATGCAAGAGGTCTTCGCCAACATGTTCGATGCCTACATCGAGGCGGAAGCACGCGAAGACGAAGAAGAAAACGAGTAGGGAGACTCATCCATGATCCGAACGTTCTCCATGTTCCTGCGAGCGATATCGATCAGCTCGATCGGGCGTCTCGGGATCGCTCTGGTCACGGGATCGTTCGTCACCTTCGTGCTCTTCCAGATCGCCAGCGTTTCCGGCCTGATCGCGAACGCCTACTTCGGTCTGATCCTCTACCTGGGTCTGCCGACGCTGTTCGTGCTCGGTCTGCTGCTGATCCCGGTGGCCTTCTGGAGGGTCCGCGGATCCTCGGGCAAGAGCCTGCAGGCCCTGCTCGAGGACCGGGTGGGGCCCGAACAGGTCGAAGGGGGTGCTCTCGGTGCCCCGATCACGCGCACCGTTCTGGTGCTCACCCTGGTGAACGTGATCTTCCTCGGCGTCGCGGGAATGCAAGGGCTGCACTTCATGGAGTCCCCCGAGTTCTGCGGCACCGCCTGCCACTCCGTCATGAACCCCGAGTGGACCACCTACCAGGCCTCCCCTCACGCGCGGGTGGACTGCGTGGAGTGCCACGTGGGCGAAGGCGTCGACGCCCTGATCGACTCGAAGATCCAGGGCGCGTGGCAGATGATCTCGGTGACCTTCGATCTCTACGAACGACCCATCCCCACTCCCGTGCACACCCTCCGGCCGGCGCAGGAGACCTGCGAGCACTGCCACTGGCCCGAGAAGTTCTACGGGAACAAGCTCGAGACCTTCGTCCGCTACCAGCAGGACGAGGAGTCGACCCCGATCTACTCCACTCTCAGCATCAAGATCGACTCGCGCGGACGCGGCGACGGTGGCGTGCACTGGCACGTGGCCGAAGAGAACGAGGTCCGCTACGCGTCGGTCGAGGACCAGCGTCGCGAGATGATCTGGGTCGACGCACGTCAGCCCGACGGCTCGTGGAAGCGCTACGAGAACACCGATCTCGTGGGGGACCCCGACACCGCCGGACACGAGCGTCGTTTCGACTGCGTGGACTGCCACAACCGGGCCACGCACGTCTACGAGCAGCCGGACTTCGCGATCGACGAACGCATGCGGCTGGGCCACATCGACCCGGACCTTCCCTTCGTCAAGCGCGAGGCCCTGGCCGCCATCACCTTCGACTACCCCGACGTGGAAGCCGCCATGGCCGGCATCGCCAATCACATGCGTGGCTACTACCGACGGTTCTACCCGGAGGTGAGCAGTGGCAACACGAACGAGATCGACGCGGCCATCGAATCGCTGCGGTCGATCTACCGGCGCAACATCCACCCGGAGATGAACATCACGTGGGGCTCCTATCCGAGCCTTCTCGGTCACGAAGAGAGCGCGGGTTGTTTCCGTTGCCACAACCAGAAGCTGAAGGCTGCCGACGGCAGTCACATCAGCGACGACTGCACGATGTGCCACTCCATGCTCGCCAACGAGGAACCGGATCCGTTCCTCTACATCCGCGAACCGGCCGAGGGACAGCGGACGGCGGCCATGCACACCTACCTGAAGGAAGAGTTCCTGAACTCCTTCTTCGATCAATGACCCGTGTCGGACTAGGGCCTCGAGTGGAGGTCCGCGAGAAACGGCACACATCGGAAGGAAGTCCCTTGAGATCCGCCATGTTGACCGCCTTGATCCCCCTGGTGGCCCTGGCCCTCGCCTCGTGTGCGCAGGGAACGGGTTCCGGGGTGGCGACCGTCGAAGAAACGGTCGAAGTGGCCGCGCAGGCGTCGCGGGTGGACGTACCCGCCGACCACCCGTCCCTGTCCGAGCAGGAACAATTGATCGCTTGCGCGGACTGCCACCGCGACACCACCCCCGACGTCTACGATTCCTGGTACGCCTCGACCCACGGCATCGGCAACGTGAAGTGCTACCAGTGCCACGGGACCTACGAGGACATGAAAGTGGCACCGGCCGTGTCCAACTGCGCTACCTGCCACGCGGACATGATCACGAAACAGGCCGACGCTCCCGCGTGTTGGACCTGCCACCCCGCCCACACGTTCGATCCGCACGCGGAGTAGGAGGCGAAGACATGAATGCGATCTCGAGACGACAGTTCATCAAGCGTGCGGCGGCCCTGACCGCGGCGTCGTACGTGGGCATGAAGCTGCCCTTCTTCCTGGCCGACGCCCAGGGTCAGGACGCCGACACCTGGACCCGCGGCACCTGCCGCCTCTGCGGGGTCGGATGCCGTCTGGAACTCGGCCTGCGCAACGGGAAGCCGGTCGCCCTGCGCGGCGTGTCCGATTCACGCACCAACCTCGGTTACCTGTGCATGAAGGGCATGCTCTTCCACAAGATCATGGAGCACCCCGACCGCCTGACGAAGCCGCTCTACCGCGAGAAGAAGTCCGACGACTTCCGTGAGATCTCGTGGGAAGAAGCCCTGGACATCGCGGCCCAGAAGTTCGTCGACGTGAAGACCGAGTACGGATCCGACGCCTGCGCGTACTACGGCTCTGGCCAGGCCCAGACCGAGGAGACCTACTTCTTCCAGAAGGTCATGCGCGCCGGGCTCCAGACCAACAACGTGGAAGGCAATCCTCGTCTCTGCATGGCGAGCGCCGTGGGCGGCTACCTGACCAGCTTCGGAGCCGACGAACCGATCGGCGGCTACAGTGACATCGAGCAGTGCTACTACTTCTTCATCATCGGGTCGAACATGGCCGAAGCGCATCCGGTGATCTGGCGCCGCGTCATGCGTCGCAAGCTCGACAACCCCGACACGGTGAAGGTCGTCAACGCCGACCCCCGGATCTCGGCAACATCGCGTATCGCCGACCTGCATCTGCAGTTCGATCCGGGCACGGATCTGGCGCTGCTCAACGCGATGGCCCACGTGATCATCGAGGAGGATCTCGTCGACCACGACTTCCTGAGGGACTATTGCGTCTTCAAGAAGGGTGGCGACACGATCGACTTCGATCAGTTCGCGAAGGACGTGGCCGAGTACACGCCCGAGAAGGCGGCCGAGATCTGCGGCGGGAGCATGAACCCCGACGACATCCGCAAGACCGCCCGCTGGTTCGCCAACAGCAAGGGCACCATGAGCATGTGGTGCATGGGGATCAACCAGCGCAAGCGTGGGGTGTGGGCGAACAACCTGATCCACAACCTGCACCTTCTCACCGGGCAGTTGTGCAAGCCGGGCGCCGACAGCTTCTCGCTGACCGGTCAGCCCAATGCCTGCGGCGGCGTGCGCGAGGGCGGTGGCCTGTGCCACATCCTTCCGGGCCACCGTCCGGTCGCCAAGGATCCGCTGCGCAAGGACGTCGAGCGTCTCTGGGGAGTGCCCGAGGGCAGGATCCCTCCCAAGCCGGGCTACCACACCATGGCCATGTTCAGCGCCGTGAACGACAGGAAGATCCGGGCGATCTGGATCAACTGCACGAGCCCCGCACAGTCCCTGCCGAACCTCACCCCCTATCGTGACGGTATGGCGCAGGACGAGGTCTTCGTTGTGGTGACCGACGTCTTCGCCACCAAGACCACCGAGGTGGCGAACCTGGTGCTGCCCACGGCCTTCCACTTCGAGAAGACCGGCGTCTACGGGTGCACCGAGCGCCGTTCGCAGATCACGCCGAAGGCCAAGGACGCTCCCGGCGAGGCCATGCCCGAGGTGTGGATGATCCGCGAGTGGGCGCGGCGCATGGGCGAGAAGCTGAACGACCCCGTGTTCGCCAAGGTCATCGAACCCTTCGAGGGTCTCGAGCCGGACTTCGACCTGCCCAAGGCGATCTGGGACGAGTACACGCAGAAGCTCACCAAGGGTCGCGACAACGACCTGCGCGGAGCGACCTACGACGTGCTCCTGCAGATGCCCGATGGTGTGCAGTGGCCGGCTCCCACGGAGAAGTTCGCCCTGACCGGGGGAGCAGTGAAGAAGTTCGTGCGCGGCAAGGACCCGTTGGTCGAGGAGCACGGGGAGGGCGATGCCCCCTACGTCTTCTACGGCCCGGCTCACGCCGACAAGAAGCTCTACGTGTGGTTCCGCCCGCATGCCCTGCCGGGCGAGGTGCCCGACGACGAGTATCCGATGTATCTGTCCACCGGACGGATCATCGACCATTGGCACACCACCAGCATGACGGGTCGCATTCCCGAACTGCTGCGGGCCAATCCCTATTCGTTCGTCGAGATCAATCCGAAGGACGCCGAGCGGATGGGGATCAAACCCAACGACATGATCGAGATCACCACCCGCCGCGGGAAGGTGACCATGCCCGCCCGCGTCATGGAGGGTCCGCTCGAAGGCACCGTGTTCGCCTACTGGCACGACATGGCCGAGAGCCGGATGATCAACAAGGTCGTCAACGACGTCTTCGATCCCGGTTCGAAGGAGCCCGAGTTCAAGATCGGGGCGTGCCGGATCCGCCGGGTCTCCGGCCCGCGGGACCTTGACCCCGTGGTGACGCAACTCTGATGATCCTGCGTCGGGGAGGGACGGATCCACGTCCCTCCCCGGCCGTCCCGAACCCCCTGAACGGAGCCGACATGCCCATCGGAGGATTCGTCATCACCGTCGCCCCCGAGGAGATCGACACCGTCGAGGCGGAGCTTTCCGGCCGCGACGCGTGCGAGGTCCACGGGACCGACGACAAGGGCAACATCGTGGCCGTGCTGGACACCGAGACCAGCGACGCCATGGACGACATCGTCCACGAACTCGAGCAGGATGCCCGGATCCTGTCGGTCGGACTGGCCTATCTCCATGCAGAAGACGAAGTCGAAAAGATCATCCGCGGAGAGCTCACTCCCGACCTCCGCAAGCGACGCAGGAACGAGTCGTCGTGAGGTCCTCCGGGGCCTGGCGGCCGTGACCCTGGCCGGGCTGGTCAGTGCTCCTTCCCTCGCACTGGCCGGTCCGGTGGGGCGCGATCGCCTTCGGCCGCCAGGAGCGCTCGACGAGGACCACTTCGCCTCGCGCTGCATCCGCTGCGGCCGCTGCGCCGCCGTGTGCCCCTACGAGTCCATCCAGATGCTCGGCCTGGGCGAGGGCCTGCACGCCGCGACCCCGATCGTCGAACCGGTCGAGGTGCCCTGCTACATGTGCATGGAGTGCGTCGACGTCTGCCCCACGCGCGCGATCGAGCCGGTCGAGATGGAAGAGATCACCATGGGCACGGCGAAGGTCGACCGCGAGATGTGCGTCGCGTGGAACGGTACCAGCCTCTGCCGCACCTGCTACACCGTATGCCCGCTGCGTGACCGTGCGATCACGAACTGGGAGTTCAAGCCCGAGGTCGTCGACGACGTCTGCACCGGCTGTGGCGTGTGTGTGCATGCCTGTCCGATCTCCGACGAGACGGGCGACCGCAAGGCGATCTACGTCGACCCTCCCGGGGTGCGGTCGTGATCCGGCGCTGGCGACACTCCGTCCAGGCCTTCGCTCTGCTCCTGCCGATCGCCCTGCCGGCGATCCACGTGTTCTTCGGCTGGTCGTGGATCCAGGGCGGATACCAGTCCCTGGGCATCGGGCCCGTGTGGTTCCTCTCGCCGCTCGAGGGGGTCGAGTCGGCGCTCGCGAGCCGGTCGATCCCCTGGACGATCATCGTGGGCGCCGTCCCCCTGGCTCTGCTCGCGGTGTTCATGGGCCGCGTCTTCTGCAGCTGGATGTGTCCGATCAACACCCTGCAGGAACTGGCCGAGTGGCTCGCCCGCACGCTCTTCGGCTACCGCCCCGGCAACCGACTTCCGATGCCCCGGCCGGTGATCTGGATCGTGCTGGGCGCCGATCTGGTGCTGAGCTTCCTGCTCGCCACGCCGCTGTTCTCGATCGTCTCGCCGCCCGGGCTCGTCAGCCGCGAGGCGATGGGCATGTGGTTCTTCGGTCTGGTCGGCTTCCAGACGGCGATCATCGCGGCGGTCCTGGTGCTCGGCCTGATCACGCGCCGCTGGTTCTGCCGTGGGCTGTGCCCGGTGGGCGGTCTGCTCGGCCTGCTGGGGACCAGGCGCGTCCTGAACGTGACCTTCGACCCCAGCAACTGCCTGAACTGCGGACTCTGCACCGAGGCCTGCCCCATCGGCCTGGAGCCGGGCCGCAACGAGGTGAACCTCCTGGTGTGCTGGAACTGCGCGGAGTGCGTGGAGACCTGCCCCGGGAACAGCCTCGACCTGACGTTCACCCGCCCCCGCCGGCGGGAAGAGATCCTGGAGGAGACCCCGGCATGAACGCGCGCCCGCAGGCCGTGGCC encodes:
- a CDS encoding NapC/NirT family cytochrome c, with product MIRTFSMFLRAISISSIGRLGIALVTGSFVTFVLFQIASVSGLIANAYFGLILYLGLPTLFVLGLLLIPVAFWRVRGSSGKSLQALLEDRVGPEQVEGGALGAPITRTVLVLTLVNVIFLGVAGMQGLHFMESPEFCGTACHSVMNPEWTTYQASPHARVDCVECHVGEGVDALIDSKIQGAWQMISVTFDLYERPIPTPVHTLRPAQETCEHCHWPEKFYGNKLETFVRYQQDEESTPIYSTLSIKIDSRGRGDGGVHWHVAEENEVRYASVEDQRREMIWVDARQPDGSWKRYENTDLVGDPDTAGHERRFDCVDCHNRATHVYEQPDFAIDERMRLGHIDPDLPFVKREALAAITFDYPDVEAAMAGIANHMRGYYRRFYPEVSSGNTNEIDAAIESLRSIYRRNIHPEMNITWGSYPSLLGHEESAGCFRCHNQKLKAADGSHISDDCTMCHSMLANEEPDPFLYIREPAEGQRTAAMHTYLKEEFLNSFFDQ
- a CDS encoding chaperone NapD; the protein is MPIGGFVITVAPEEIDTVEAELSGRDACEVHGTDDKGNIVAVLDTETSDAMDDIVHELEQDARILSVGLAYLHAEDEVEKIIRGELTPDLRKRRRNESS
- a CDS encoding multiheme C-type cytochrome — protein: MRSAMLTALIPLVALALASCAQGTGSGVATVEETVEVAAQASRVDVPADHPSLSEQEQLIACADCHRDTTPDVYDSWYASTHGIGNVKCYQCHGTYEDMKVAPAVSNCATCHADMITKQADAPACWTCHPAHTFDPHAE
- a CDS encoding multiheme c-type cytochrome, which gives rise to MIRACLIALCALALLATGATAQLPDEASVAGKCMTCHKEKHPGLYQQWYESAHGIHNVTCMSCHQAKEGEPDAYEHYDATIATMVTPKDCGRCHEKEAEQVNDSYHAKAGQILDSADAYLAHVGAGHPAAIQGCESCHGAKMEIDPESPNKLSKKTWPNSGIGRINPDGSLGSCNACHTRHSFDIAQARQPESCGKCHLGPDHPQKEIYEESKHGNTYFTNREKMNLDAQEWVVGEDYNVAPTCATCHMSATRTQAFTHDVGDRIAWTNRPVISKHKENHVQKRTAMQDVCLACHGDTFADGHFYQYDASVKLYNEKFAQPAQAIMNKIKEKDLLETPAAFSNDVEWAFWELWHHEGRRARHGASMMGPDYTWWHGFYDVLHNFYFDFLPKAREYGDPEVTAMIDDLLQNDPMHQWVMTDTETLKRRINEGTMQEVFANMFDAYIEAEAREDEEENE
- a CDS encoding nitrate reductase — its product is MNAISRRQFIKRAAALTAASYVGMKLPFFLADAQGQDADTWTRGTCRLCGVGCRLELGLRNGKPVALRGVSDSRTNLGYLCMKGMLFHKIMEHPDRLTKPLYREKKSDDFREISWEEALDIAAQKFVDVKTEYGSDACAYYGSGQAQTEETYFFQKVMRAGLQTNNVEGNPRLCMASAVGGYLTSFGADEPIGGYSDIEQCYYFFIIGSNMAEAHPVIWRRVMRRKLDNPDTVKVVNADPRISATSRIADLHLQFDPGTDLALLNAMAHVIIEEDLVDHDFLRDYCVFKKGGDTIDFDQFAKDVAEYTPEKAAEICGGSMNPDDIRKTARWFANSKGTMSMWCMGINQRKRGVWANNLIHNLHLLTGQLCKPGADSFSLTGQPNACGGVREGGGLCHILPGHRPVAKDPLRKDVERLWGVPEGRIPPKPGYHTMAMFSAVNDRKIRAIWINCTSPAQSLPNLTPYRDGMAQDEVFVVVTDVFATKTTEVANLVLPTAFHFEKTGVYGCTERRSQITPKAKDAPGEAMPEVWMIREWARRMGEKLNDPVFAKVIEPFEGLEPDFDLPKAIWDEYTQKLTKGRDNDLRGATYDVLLQMPDGVQWPAPTEKFALTGGAVKKFVRGKDPLVEEHGEGDAPYVFYGPAHADKKLYVWFRPHALPGEVPDDEYPMYLSTGRIIDHWHTTSMTGRIPELLRANPYSFVEINPKDAERMGIKPNDMIEITTRRGKVTMPARVMEGPLEGTVFAYWHDMAESRMINKVVNDVFDPGSKEPEFKIGACRIRRVSGPRDLDPVVTQL
- a CDS encoding 4Fe-4S dicluster domain-containing protein, with the protein product MTLAGLVSAPSLALAGPVGRDRLRPPGALDEDHFASRCIRCGRCAAVCPYESIQMLGLGEGLHAATPIVEPVEVPCYMCMECVDVCPTRAIEPVEMEEITMGTAKVDREMCVAWNGTSLCRTCYTVCPLRDRAITNWEFKPEVVDDVCTGCGVCVHACPISDETGDRKAIYVDPPGVRS
- a CDS encoding 4Fe-4S binding protein; this translates as MIRRWRHSVQAFALLLPIALPAIHVFFGWSWIQGGYQSLGIGPVWFLSPLEGVESALASRSIPWTIIVGAVPLALLAVFMGRVFCSWMCPINTLQELAEWLARTLFGYRPGNRLPMPRPVIWIVLGADLVLSFLLATPLFSIVSPPGLVSREAMGMWFFGLVGFQTAIIAAVLVLGLITRRWFCRGLCPVGGLLGLLGTRRVLNVTFDPSNCLNCGLCTEACPIGLEPGRNEVNLLVCWNCAECVETCPGNSLDLTFTRPRRREEILEETPA